One window of Methanofastidiosum sp. genomic DNA carries:
- a CDS encoding cysteine desulfurase translates to MEKNIYLDNAAATRLDERVLESMKKYFFEVYAVATSEFGYSLGIEAREALDEARGFIANYMGADFGEIVFTSGSTESSNMALKGVAMALKEKKGKHIIVSKIEDFPVLNSARSLEKQGFEVTYLDVDQYGLIDFDQLEKSIRKDTILVSIQHANQEIGTMQDIAKIASICKNKGVLFHTDATHTFTRVPIDVREIPVDLVTLSAHTIHGPKETGALFIRKNTPISKWMDGGFQEFNKRAGLENIPGAVGFAKAIELISSEETKKMEQMRDHLIKRVLSEIPDTTLNGHKEKRVPQNANITFHYVEGESITLHLDMRGFSVSTGSACFSKSLEASHVIMGIGGDHERAHGSVRFTFGRYNNMEDVDSVVNNIAEVVTELRKISPLGKN, encoded by the coding sequence ATGGAAAAAAATATTTATCTTGATAATGCAGCTGCTACACGATTGGATGAGAGGGTTTTAGAATCTATGAAAAAATATTTCTTTGAAGTTTATGCAGTTGCAACTTCAGAATTTGGATACTCTTTAGGCATTGAAGCAAGAGAAGCGTTAGACGAGGCTAGAGGATTTATTGCCAATTATATGGGGGCTGATTTTGGAGAAATTGTTTTCACTTCAGGAAGCACTGAATCTAGTAACATGGCCTTAAAAGGAGTTGCAATGGCCCTAAAAGAAAAAAAAGGTAAGCATATTATAGTATCAAAAATTGAAGACTTTCCAGTTCTTAACAGTGCAAGGAGCCTTGAAAAACAGGGATTTGAAGTTACCTATCTTGATGTCGACCAATATGGCTTGATTGACTTTGACCAGCTTGAAAAATCTATAAGAAAAGACACTATCCTAGTATCAATCCAACATGCTAATCAAGAAATAGGCACAATGCAAGATATTGCTAAAATAGCAAGCATTTGTAAAAATAAAGGAGTACTTTTTCATACAGATGCAACACATACCTTTACAAGAGTTCCAATTGATGTTAGGGAAATTCCAGTTGATCTAGTTACTTTGTCTGCCCACACTATCCATGGGCCTAAAGAAACGGGAGCATTATTTATTCGTAAGAATACTCCAATCTCAAAGTGGATGGACGGAGGATTTCAAGAATTTAACAAACGTGCAGGATTAGAAAATATTCCCGGGGCAGTAGGATTCGCAAAAGCTATTGAATTGATATCCTCAGAAGAAACTAAAAAAATGGAGCAGATGAGGGATCACCTTATTAAGAGAGTATTGAGTGAGATACCAGACACAACATTGAATGGTCACAAAGAAAAAAGAGTTCCTCAAAATGCTAATATTACCTTCCATTATGTCGAAGGTGAATCAATTACTCTTCATCTCGATATGAGGGGATTTTCGGTCAGCACAGGGTCAGCATGCTTCAGCAAGTCTCTTGAGGCAAGCCATGTTATAATGGGCATAGGGGGGGATCATGAAAGAGCGCATGGATCTGTTCGATTTACATTTGGTAGATACAATAATATGGAAGATGTTGATTCTGTAGTGAACAATATCGCAGAAGTAGTAACTGAACTTAGAAAAATTAGCCCCTTGGGTAAGAATTAG